In Pseudoxanthomonas indica, the following are encoded in one genomic region:
- a CDS encoding class II 3-deoxy-7-phosphoheptulonate synthase produces the protein MSDRKLQAVSLPANWAPESWRERPALQMPTYPDSDALDTALTELRSLPPLVTSWEIFALKKQLAEAQEGKRFLLQGGDCAESFSDCESGLISNRLKVLLQMSLVLVHGLRLPVVRVGRFAGQYAKPRSTDTETRDGVTLPSYRGDLVNQPEFTAQARIPDPRRMIKAHARSAMTMNFVRALIDGGFADLHHPEYWNLSWVGYSPLAAEYQDMVRSIGDAVRFMETLSGSEVHNLNRIDFYTSHEALLLPYEAALTREVPRQWGWFNLSTHYPWIGMRTAAIDGAHVEYLRGVRNPIAIKIGPSVSADQLLRLVDVLNPEDEPGRLTFIHRMGAAHIAEKLPPLLEAMRRDGRRVLWVCDPMHGNTESTANGFKTRRFDNVRSEVEHSFDLHAAAGTRLGGVHLELTGEDVTECTGGARELTDADLERAYRSTVDPRLNYEQSLEIAMSIVRKQNQVSPPALS, from the coding sequence ATGAGCGATCGCAAACTGCAGGCAGTGAGCCTGCCGGCCAACTGGGCTCCGGAATCGTGGCGCGAGCGACCCGCTCTGCAAATGCCCACGTATCCGGATTCGGATGCGCTGGATACGGCGTTGACCGAGCTGCGTTCGTTGCCGCCTCTGGTCACCTCGTGGGAAATTTTTGCGCTCAAGAAGCAATTGGCCGAGGCGCAGGAAGGCAAACGTTTCCTGCTGCAGGGTGGCGACTGCGCCGAGAGTTTTTCGGATTGCGAGTCCGGGCTGATTTCCAACCGGCTCAAGGTGCTTTTGCAGATGAGCCTGGTGCTGGTCCACGGGCTACGCCTGCCGGTGGTGCGCGTCGGCCGGTTTGCCGGTCAGTACGCCAAGCCGCGCTCCACTGACACCGAGACGCGGGACGGCGTGACGCTGCCCAGCTATCGCGGTGACCTGGTCAACCAGCCCGAATTCACCGCGCAGGCCCGAATCCCGGATCCGCGTCGCATGATCAAGGCGCACGCCCGATCGGCGATGACGATGAACTTCGTACGTGCGCTGATTGATGGTGGTTTTGCCGACCTGCATCATCCGGAGTACTGGAACCTGAGCTGGGTGGGTTACTCGCCGCTCGCCGCCGAATACCAGGACATGGTGCGCTCGATCGGCGACGCCGTGCGCTTCATGGAGACGCTGTCCGGCTCGGAGGTGCACAACCTCAACCGCATTGATTTCTACACCTCGCATGAAGCCTTGCTGCTGCCCTACGAAGCGGCATTGACCCGCGAGGTGCCGCGGCAGTGGGGCTGGTTCAATCTCAGCACGCACTACCCGTGGATTGGCATGCGCACCGCGGCCATCGATGGCGCGCATGTGGAGTACCTGCGCGGCGTGCGCAATCCCATCGCCATCAAGATTGGTCCTTCGGTCAGCGCGGATCAGCTGCTGCGACTCGTCGACGTCCTCAATCCGGAAGACGAACCCGGGCGTTTGACGTTCATCCATCGCATGGGCGCCGCGCATATCGCGGAAAAGCTGCCGCCGTTGCTGGAGGCGATGCGTCGCGATGGCCGGCGTGTGCTGTGGGTCTGCGACCCTATGCACGGCAACACCGAAAGCACGGCGAACGGCTTCAAGACGCGCCGCTTCGACAATGTCCGCAGCGAAGTCGAGCATTCGTTCGACCTGCACGCCGCCGCCGGAACCCGCCTCGGTGGCGTCCATCTGGAACTAACTGGTGAAGATGTCACCGAGTGCACGGGCGGCGCACGTGAACTGACGGACGCGGATCTCGAGCGTGCCTACCGTTCCACCGTCGATCCGCGCCTGAACTACGAGCAGTCGCTGGAAATCGCGATGTCGATTGTGCGCAAGCAGAACCAGGTCAGTCCGCCCGCGCTGAGTTGA
- a CDS encoding disulfide bond formation protein B yields MNPSRWSFRTQFLLGFLACVALLAYALYLEHVQGLIPCPLCTFQRGAFALLGIVFLVGGLHAPGSKGGRGFYGLLGLAAAGLGISIAGRHVWLQSLPPDQVPACGPDLGYMMEAFPLGDVVRKVLTGSGECAKVDWTFLGVSMPGWALACFVVFAVWSLYAGFKRRKSRYY; encoded by the coding sequence ATGAATCCTTCCCGTTGGTCGTTCCGCACGCAGTTCCTGCTGGGTTTCCTGGCCTGTGTCGCTTTACTGGCGTATGCGCTGTATCTGGAGCATGTGCAGGGCCTGATACCTTGCCCGCTCTGTACGTTTCAGCGTGGCGCCTTTGCGCTGCTCGGCATCGTGTTCCTGGTGGGGGGCCTGCACGCGCCGGGGAGCAAGGGCGGGCGCGGCTTCTACGGCTTGCTGGGCCTGGCTGCCGCAGGTTTGGGCATCTCCATCGCCGGTCGCCACGTGTGGTTGCAGAGCCTGCCGCCGGACCAGGTGCCCGCCTGCGGTCCCGACCTGGGCTACATGATGGAAGCCTTCCCGTTGGGCGACGTGGTCCGCAAAGTGCTCACCGGCTCCGGCGAATGCGCCAAGGTCGATTGGACCTTTCTGGGCGTCTCGATGCCGGGCTGGGCGCTGGCCTGCTTCGTCGTCTTCGCGGTGTGGTCCTTGTACGCCGGGTTCAAGCGGCGCAAGTCGCGTTACTACTGA
- the rplQ gene encoding 50S ribosomal protein L17 translates to MRHQKAGRKFSRTSAHRQAMFSNMAASLIKHGLIRTTLPKAKELRRVAEPLITLAKVDGVANRRLAFSRLRDKEAVGTLFTTLGPRYQSRPGGYLRILKCGFRAGDNAPMAYVELMDRPEAAE, encoded by the coding sequence ATGCGTCACCAAAAAGCCGGCCGCAAGTTCAGCCGCACCAGCGCTCATCGCCAGGCGATGTTCAGCAACATGGCCGCCTCGCTGATCAAGCACGGCCTGATCCGTACCACCCTGCCGAAAGCCAAGGAACTGCGCCGCGTTGCCGAGCCGCTGATCACCCTGGCCAAGGTCGACGGCGTTGCCAATCGCCGCCTCGCTTTCTCCCGCCTGCGTGACAAGGAAGCCGTCGGCACCTTGTTCACCACGCTGGGTCCGCGTTACCAGTCCCGTCCGGGCGGTTACCTGCGCATCCTGAAGTGCGGCTTCCGCGCCGGCGACAACGCTCCGATGGCCTACGTCGAGCTGATGGATCGCCCCGAAGCGGCCGAGTAA
- a CDS encoding DNA-directed RNA polymerase subunit alpha, with amino-acid sequence MTGITQQVLRPRGPQIERLTENRAKVVIEPLERGYGHTLGNALRRVLLSSIPGFAITEVEIDGVLHEYSTIEGLQEDVLEVLLNLKDVAIRIHTGDSSTLTLSKQGPGVVTAADIKTDHNVEILNPDLVICNLTKDTAVNMRLKIERGFGYQPAAARRRPDEETRSIGRLVLDASFSPVRRVAYAVEAARVEQRTDLDKLVLDIETNGTIDAEEAVRTAADILSDQLSVFGDFTHRDRGAAKPASSGVDPVLLRPIDDLELTVRSANCLKAESIYYIGDLIQKTEVELLKTPNLGKKSLTEIKEVLAQRGLSLGMKLENWPPAGVASHGMLG; translated from the coding sequence ATGACGGGAATTACTCAGCAAGTGCTGCGCCCGCGCGGCCCGCAGATTGAGCGCCTGACCGAAAACCGCGCCAAAGTGGTCATTGAACCGCTGGAGCGTGGTTACGGCCACACGCTCGGTAATGCGCTGCGCCGCGTGCTGCTCTCGTCCATCCCGGGCTTCGCGATCACCGAAGTAGAGATCGACGGCGTGCTCCACGAGTACAGCACCATCGAAGGTCTGCAGGAAGACGTGCTCGAAGTCCTGCTGAACCTCAAGGATGTGGCCATCCGCATCCACACCGGCGACTCGTCCACCCTGACCCTGAGCAAGCAGGGCCCGGGCGTGGTGACCGCCGCTGACATCAAGACCGACCACAACGTCGAAATCCTCAACCCGGACCTGGTCATCTGCAATCTGACCAAGGACACCGCGGTCAACATGCGCCTGAAGATCGAGCGTGGTTTCGGCTACCAGCCGGCGGCCGCGCGTCGTCGTCCGGACGAGGAAACCCGCAGCATTGGTCGCCTGGTGCTGGACGCCTCGTTCTCGCCGGTCCGTCGCGTCGCGTATGCGGTGGAAGCCGCCCGCGTCGAGCAGCGCACCGACCTGGACAAGCTGGTCCTGGACATCGAAACCAACGGCACCATCGACGCTGAAGAAGCCGTCCGCACTGCGGCCGACATCCTCAGCGACCAGCTGTCGGTCTTCGGTGACTTCACCCACCGTGATCGCGGCGCGGCCAAGCCCGCCAGCAGCGGCGTGGATCCGGTCCTGCTGCGTCCGATCGACGATCTGGAACTGACCGTGCGTTCGGCCAACTGCCTCAAGGCCGAGAGCATCTACTACATCGGCGATCTGATCCAGAAGACCGAAGTGGAACTGCTCAAGACCCCGAACCTCGGCAAGAAGTCGCTGACCGAGATCAAGGAAGTCCTGGCGCAGCGCGGTCTGTCCCTGGGCATGAAGCTTGAGAACTGGCCGCCGGCCGGTGTCGCCTCGCACGGCATGCTCGGCTGA
- the rpsD gene encoding 30S ribosomal protein S4: MARYIGPTCKLARREGADLSLKSPARALDSKCKLEQKPGQHGAARKGKLSDYATQLREKQKVKRIYGLLERQFRNYYKKASTKKGNTGENLLQLLETRLDNVIYRMGFAVTRPAARQLVSHRGVLVNGKPVNLPSYQIKAGDAIALSERAQKQLRVQESLTLSEQLDLSPSWIEVDSKKFSGVFKAVPERSDLPADINEALIVELYSK, encoded by the coding sequence ATGGCTCGTTATATTGGTCCCACCTGTAAGCTCGCGCGCCGTGAAGGCGCCGACCTGTCCCTCAAGAGCCCGGCCCGTGCGCTGGACTCCAAGTGCAAGCTGGAGCAGAAGCCCGGCCAGCACGGCGCTGCCCGCAAGGGCAAGCTGTCGGATTACGCCACCCAGCTGCGTGAAAAGCAGAAGGTCAAGCGTATCTACGGCTTGCTGGAGCGTCAGTTCCGCAACTACTACAAGAAGGCCTCGACCAAGAAGGGCAACACCGGCGAGAACCTGCTGCAGCTGTTGGAAACCCGTCTGGACAACGTCATCTACCGCATGGGTTTTGCGGTGACGCGTCCGGCTGCCCGCCAGCTGGTTTCGCACCGTGGCGTGTTGGTCAATGGCAAGCCGGTGAATCTGCCGTCCTACCAGATCAAGGCCGGTGACGCGATTGCGTTGTCCGAGCGCGCCCAGAAGCAGCTGCGTGTGCAGGAGTCGCTGACCCTGTCCGAGCAGCTGGATCTGAGCCCGTCCTGGATCGAAGTCGACTCGAAGAAATTCAGCGGCGTCTTCAAGGCCGTGCCGGAACGTTCCGACCTGCCTGCAGACATCAACGAAGCGCTGATCGTCGAGTTGTACTCGAAGTAA
- the rpsK gene encoding 30S ribosomal protein S11 translates to MAKPAATKVKKKIKRVITDGVAHVHASFNNTIVTITDRQGNALSWATSGGAGFRGSRKSTPFAAQVAAEKAGRAALDYGVKSLEVRIKGPGPGRESAVRSLNNVGYKITNIIDVTPIPHNGCRPPKKRRV, encoded by the coding sequence ATGGCCAAGCCAGCTGCTACCAAAGTCAAGAAGAAGATCAAGCGCGTCATCACGGATGGCGTTGCCCACGTCCACGCTTCGTTCAACAACACCATCGTCACCATCACCGACCGCCAGGGCAATGCACTTTCCTGGGCGACCTCGGGTGGTGCCGGTTTCCGCGGTTCGCGCAAGTCGACTCCGTTCGCTGCACAGGTTGCCGCCGAAAAGGCTGGCCGTGCCGCTCTGGATTACGGCGTGAAGTCGCTGGAAGTCCGCATCAAAGGCCCGGGTCCGGGCCGCGAATCGGCCGTGCGTTCGTTGAACAACGTCGGCTACAAGATCACCAACATCATCGACGTGACGCCGATTCCGCATAACGGCTGTCGTCCGCCGAAAAAGCGTCGCGTCTGA
- the rpsM gene encoding 30S ribosomal protein S13, which yields MARIAGVNLPAQKHVWVGLQSIYGIGRTRSKKVCEAAGVVSTTKIRDLSEPDVERLRAEVGKYVVEGDLRREIGIAIKRLMDLGCYRGLRHRRGLPLRGQRTRTNARTRKGPRKAIKK from the coding sequence ATGGCGCGTATTGCAGGTGTCAACCTGCCTGCCCAGAAGCATGTCTGGGTCGGTTTGCAAAGCATCTACGGCATTGGCCGTACCCGTTCCAAAAAGGTCTGCGAAGCCGCTGGCGTCGTTTCGACCACCAAGATCCGCGACCTGTCGGAGCCTGATGTCGAGCGTCTGCGTGCCGAAGTCGGCAAGTATGTCGTCGAAGGCGACCTGCGTCGTGAAATCGGCATCGCGATCAAGCGCCTGATGGACCTGGGTTGCTACCGCGGTCTGCGTCACCGTCGCGGCCTGCCGCTGCGTGGTCAGCGCACCCGTACCAATGCCCGCACCCGCAAGGGTCCGCGCAAAGCCATCAAGAAGTAA
- the secY gene encoding preprotein translocase subunit SecY — MAQGNAAAALAGAGKFTELRQRLLFVLGALIVYRIGCFIPVPGVNPDAMLKMMESQGGIVDMFNMFSGGALHRFSLFALNVMPYISASIVMQLGVHIFPSLKAMQKEGESGRRKITQYSRIGAVLLAVVQGGSIAVGLQNQMAPDGSPVVYAPGMGFVLTAVVALTAGTIFLMWLGEQVTERGVGNGVSMIIFAGIVAGLPGAVLSTLKAFQGGSLSPIALIIITLVVLGFTYFVVFVERGQRRITVNYARRQGGRSAYMNQTSFLPLKLNMAGVIPPIFASSILAFPATLAMWSGQGSGASTWLQRISQALAPGEPLHMIVFAAMIIGFAFFYTALVFNSQETAENLKKSGALIPGIRPGKATADYVDGVLTRLTAAGSLYLVAVCLLPEVMRTQMNTSFYFGGTSLLIVVVVVMDFIAQVQAHLMSHQYESLLKKANLKGGSRGGLSRG, encoded by the coding sequence ATGGCGCAGGGGAATGCCGCTGCCGCACTGGCAGGCGCAGGCAAGTTCACGGAACTTCGTCAGCGCCTGCTGTTCGTTCTGGGTGCACTGATCGTCTACCGGATTGGCTGTTTCATTCCGGTGCCGGGCGTCAACCCGGACGCGATGCTGAAGATGATGGAAAGCCAGGGCGGCATCGTGGACATGTTCAACATGTTCTCCGGTGGCGCGCTGCACCGTTTCAGCCTGTTCGCGCTGAACGTGATGCCGTATATCTCGGCCTCCATCGTCATGCAGCTGGGCGTGCACATCTTCCCGAGCCTGAAGGCGATGCAGAAGGAAGGCGAGTCCGGTCGCCGCAAGATCACCCAGTACTCGCGCATTGGCGCGGTGTTGCTGGCGGTCGTGCAGGGCGGCAGCATCGCGGTCGGCCTGCAGAACCAGATGGCGCCGGATGGTTCGCCGGTGGTTTACGCACCGGGCATGGGCTTCGTGCTCACGGCCGTGGTTGCGCTGACGGCGGGCACCATCTTCCTGATGTGGCTGGGCGAGCAGGTGACCGAGCGGGGCGTCGGCAATGGCGTTTCGATGATCATCTTCGCTGGTATCGTGGCCGGCTTGCCGGGCGCCGTATTGAGCACGCTGAAGGCGTTCCAGGGCGGCTCGTTGAGCCCGATCGCGCTGATCATCATCACCCTGGTCGTGCTGGGCTTCACCTATTTCGTGGTGTTCGTGGAACGCGGGCAACGACGAATTACCGTGAATTACGCGCGCCGCCAGGGTGGTCGCAGTGCGTACATGAACCAGACCTCGTTCCTGCCCCTGAAGCTCAACATGGCGGGCGTGATTCCGCCGATCTTTGCCTCGAGCATCCTGGCGTTCCCGGCCACCCTGGCCATGTGGTCGGGGCAGGGCAGTGGCGCCAGCACGTGGCTGCAGCGCATTTCGCAGGCGCTGGCGCCGGGTGAACCGCTGCACATGATCGTGTTCGCTGCGATGATCATCGGCTTCGCGTTCTTCTACACGGCGCTGGTATTCAATTCGCAGGAAACCGCCGAGAACCTGAAGAAGTCGGGCGCGCTGATTCCGGGCATCCGCCCGGGCAAGGCCACCGCCGACTACGTCGATGGCGTACTGACCCGTCTGACGGCGGCTGGCTCGCTCTACCTGGTGGCGGTGTGCTTGCTGCCCGAGGTGATGCGGACCCAGATGAACACCTCGTTCTACTTCGGCGGCACGTCGCTGTTGATCGTGGTCGTGGTGGTGATGGACTTCATTGCGCAGGTCCAGGCCCACCTGATGTCCCATCAGTACGAGAGCCTGTTGAAGAAGGCCAATCTGAAGGGCGGTTCCCGCGGCGGCCTTTCGCGCGGATAA
- the rplO gene encoding 50S ribosomal protein L15 translates to MNMRLNSLKPADGARTERTRVGRGIGSGLGKTAGRGHKGSFARSGKGKIKAKFEGGQMPLIKRLPKVGFRSKLKGDTAEVLSYQLDKLEAGEIDFAVLRAAKLVPSTAKRAKIVVKGELTKKFVLKGVLATAGAKAAIEAAGGSVQE, encoded by the coding sequence ATCAACATGCGTCTGAATTCTTTGAAGCCCGCTGACGGCGCCCGTACCGAACGCACCCGTGTTGGTCGCGGTATCGGTTCCGGCCTGGGCAAGACCGCGGGTCGCGGTCACAAGGGCTCCTTCGCCCGTTCGGGCAAGGGCAAGATCAAGGCGAAGTTCGAAGGCGGCCAGATGCCTTTGATCAAGCGCCTGCCCAAGGTCGGCTTCCGTTCGAAGCTGAAGGGCGACACCGCTGAAGTGCTGTCCTACCAGCTGGACAAGCTGGAAGCCGGTGAAATCGACTTCGCAGTGCTGCGTGCGGCCAAGCTGGTTCCCAGCACCGCCAAGCGCGCGAAGATCGTCGTCAAGGGCGAGCTGACCAAGAAGTTCGTGCTCAAGGGCGTGCTCGCTACCGCGGGTGCCAAGGCTGCCATCGAAGCTGCTGGCGGCAGCGTCCAGGAGTAA
- the rpmD gene encoding 50S ribosomal protein L30 has protein sequence MANESNKTVKVRLVRGLRGSQSRHRLSVKALGLNKLNDVRELKDSPQVRGLIAKVHYLVKVEE, from the coding sequence ATGGCTAATGAGTCCAACAAGACCGTCAAGGTCCGCCTGGTGCGTGGCCTGCGTGGCTCCCAGTCCCGTCACCGCCTGTCGGTGAAGGCGCTGGGCCTGAACAAACTCAACGATGTGCGTGAACTCAAGGACAGCCCGCAAGTGCGCGGCCTGATTGCCAAGGTTCACTACCTCGTCAAGGTCGAGGAGTAA
- the rpsE gene encoding 30S ribosomal protein S5 has translation MAEQREPRGRDRDRNREEKVDDGMIEKLVAVNRVSKTVKGGRQFTFTALTVVGDGAGRIGFGYGKAREVPVAIQKSMEYARKSMSTVELNNGTLWHPVKAGHGAARVYMQPASEGTGVIAGGAMRAVLEAVGVKNVLAKAVGSRNPINLVRATLRGLTDMQSPTRIAAKRGKKVEELLNG, from the coding sequence ATGGCAGAACAACGTGAACCGCGGGGCCGCGATCGCGACCGCAACCGCGAAGAGAAAGTCGACGACGGCATGATTGAAAAGCTGGTCGCGGTCAACCGCGTCAGCAAGACCGTCAAGGGCGGTCGCCAGTTCACCTTCACCGCTTTGACGGTGGTCGGTGACGGCGCTGGCCGCATTGGCTTCGGCTACGGCAAGGCGCGTGAAGTGCCGGTTGCCATCCAGAAGTCGATGGAATACGCCCGCAAGAGCATGTCCACTGTCGAACTGAACAACGGCACCTTGTGGCACCCGGTGAAGGCCGGTCACGGCGCAGCACGTGTTTACATGCAGCCTGCCTCGGAAGGTACCGGCGTCATCGCCGGCGGCGCCATGCGTGCCGTGCTGGAAGCCGTGGGCGTCAAGAACGTGCTGGCCAAGGCCGTCGGTTCGCGCAACCCGATCAACCTGGTTCGCGCTACCCTGCGTGGTCTGACCGACATGCAGTCGCCGACCCGCATTGCGGCCAAGCGCGGCAAGAAGGTGGAGGAACTCCTCAATGGCTAA
- the rplR gene encoding 50S ribosomal protein L18, producing MSIKNTARLRRAKSTRSHIRVLGVPRLSVLRTGQHIYAQLFTADGGKVIASANTLQADVKEGLKNGKNSDAAAKVGKLIAERAKAAGIEKIAFDRSGYRFHGRIKALAEAAREAGLQF from the coding sequence ATGAGCATCAAGAACACCGCCCGCCTGCGTCGCGCCAAGTCGACCCGTTCGCACATCCGCGTTCTCGGCGTGCCGCGCCTGTCGGTGCTGCGCACCGGCCAGCACATTTACGCCCAGCTGTTCACCGCCGACGGTGGCAAGGTCATCGCCTCCGCCAACACCCTGCAGGCCGACGTCAAGGAAGGCCTGAAGAATGGCAAGAACAGCGACGCCGCCGCCAAGGTCGGCAAGTTGATTGCCGAGCGTGCCAAGGCTGCCGGCATCGAGAAGATTGCGTTCGACCGTTCGGGTTACCGCTTCCATGGCCGCATCAAGGCCCTGGCAGAAGCGGCTCGCGAAGCCGGCCTGCAGTTCTGA
- the rplF gene encoding 50S ribosomal protein L6 codes for MSRVAKKPISLPKGVEFKQQDDTLTVKGAKGTLSIAKPAGVEVKLEDGVLNLSPETIEHDAITGTIRAILANMVKGVSDGFERKLELVGVGYRAAMQGKDLSLSLGFSHPVVFQTPEGITIATPTQTEILVQGADKQRVGEVAAKIRGFRPPEPYKGKGVKYSDETIIRKEAKKA; via the coding sequence ATGTCCCGTGTAGCCAAAAAGCCGATTTCCCTGCCGAAGGGCGTTGAGTTCAAGCAGCAGGATGACACCCTGACCGTCAAGGGCGCCAAGGGCACCTTGTCGATCGCCAAGCCGGCCGGTGTGGAAGTGAAACTTGAGGACGGCGTCCTCAATCTGTCGCCGGAAACCATCGAGCACGACGCCATCACCGGCACCATCCGCGCGATCCTGGCCAACATGGTCAAGGGTGTGTCGGACGGTTTCGAGCGCAAGCTGGAGCTGGTCGGCGTGGGTTACCGCGCTGCCATGCAGGGCAAGGACCTGAGCCTGTCGCTCGGTTTCTCGCACCCGGTCGTGTTCCAGACGCCGGAAGGCATCACCATCGCAACCCCGACCCAGACCGAAATCCTGGTGCAGGGCGCCGACAAGCAGCGCGTGGGTGAAGTTGCCGCCAAGATCCGCGGTTTCCGTCCGCCGGAACCCTACAAGGGCAAGGGCGTGAAGTACTCCGACGAAACCATCATCCGTAAGGAAGCGAAGAAGGCGTAA
- the rpsH gene encoding 30S ribosomal protein S8 yields MSMTDPIADMLVRIKNAAAVGKQTVKMPSSKIKTAIANVLKAEGYVGDVRVTKTENNKAELEIVLKYFEGKPVIEKLSRVSRSGLRHYRGKAELPKVLGGLGIAIISTSKGILTDAQARQQGVGGEVLCFVA; encoded by the coding sequence ATGAGCATGACTGATCCCATCGCCGACATGCTGGTCCGCATCAAGAATGCGGCCGCTGTCGGTAAGCAGACGGTGAAGATGCCGTCGTCCAAGATCAAAACGGCCATCGCCAACGTGCTGAAGGCCGAAGGCTATGTCGGCGACGTCCGCGTGACGAAGACCGAGAACAACAAGGCCGAACTCGAAATCGTGCTGAAGTATTTCGAAGGCAAGCCTGTCATCGAAAAGCTGTCGCGCGTTTCCCGCTCGGGTCTGCGCCACTACCGCGGCAAGGCCGAACTGCCGAAGGTTCTCGGCGGTCTGGGCATCGCCATCATCTCCACTTCCAAGGGCATCTTGACTGATGCGCAGGCGCGCCAGCAGGGCGTCGGCGGTGAAGTCCTGTGCTTTGTGGCCTAA
- the rpsN gene encoding 30S ribosomal protein S14, producing the protein MAKTSMVNRDIKRAKLAKQFAAKRDALKQIISGTTASYEEKLEAATKLQKLPRDSSPSRQRNRCELSGRSRGVYRKFGLGRNKLREATMRGDVPGLRKASW; encoded by the coding sequence ATGGCCAAGACCTCAATGGTGAACCGCGATATCAAGCGGGCCAAGCTTGCCAAGCAGTTCGCCGCAAAGCGTGACGCGCTGAAGCAAATCATCTCCGGCACCACCGCTTCGTACGAAGAGAAGCTGGAAGCCGCGACCAAGCTGCAGAAGCTGCCGCGCGACTCGTCGCCGAGCCGCCAGCGCAACCGTTGCGAGCTGTCCGGTCGTTCGCGCGGCGTGTACCGCAAGTTCGGCCTGGGTCGCAACAAGCTGCGCGAAGCCACCATGCGTGGTGACGTGCCGGGCCTGCGCAAGGCCAGCTGGTAA
- the rplE gene encoding 50S ribosomal protein L5 — MTTRLEKFYKEEVAPALMKKLGYTNPMEVPKITKITINMGVGEAATNKKILENAVADLAKITGQKPITTKSRVSVASFKIRDGWPIGCKVTLRRAKMYEFLDRLVNISLPRVRDFRGLSGRSFDGRGNYNMGVKEQIIFPEIDFDQVDALRGMDIAITTTAKSDAEAKALLEAFKFPFRN, encoded by the coding sequence ATGACCACCCGTCTCGAAAAATTTTACAAGGAAGAAGTGGCGCCGGCTCTGATGAAGAAGCTTGGCTACACCAATCCGATGGAAGTGCCGAAGATCACCAAGATCACCATCAACATGGGTGTGGGTGAAGCGGCTACCAACAAGAAGATCCTGGAAAACGCCGTGGCCGACCTGGCCAAGATCACCGGCCAGAAGCCGATCACGACCAAGTCCCGCGTGTCGGTGGCTTCGTTCAAGATCCGCGACGGTTGGCCGATCGGCTGCAAGGTGACCCTGCGTCGCGCCAAGATGTACGAATTCCTGGATCGCCTGGTCAACATCTCGCTGCCGCGCGTGCGTGACTTCCGTGGTCTGTCGGGTCGTTCGTTCGACGGCCGTGGCAACTACAACATGGGCGTGAAGGAACAGATCATCTTCCCGGAAATCGACTTCGACCAGGTCGACGCGCTCCGCGGTATGGATATCGCCATCACCACCACCGCCAAGAGCGACGCCGAAGCCAAGGCGCTGCTGGAAGCGTTCAAGTTCCCGTTCCGTAACTGA
- the rplX gene encoding 50S ribosomal protein L24, whose protein sequence is MANRIKKGDHVVVTAGKDKGKQGDVVRVDGDRVVVSNVNIVKRHTKPNPQAGVAGGVVERESSIHISNVALFNPATGKGERIGFKVLEDGRKLRVFRSSGEALDA, encoded by the coding sequence ATGGCTAATCGAATCAAGAAGGGCGACCACGTGGTCGTCACCGCCGGCAAGGACAAGGGCAAGCAGGGCGATGTAGTGCGTGTGGACGGTGACCGCGTGGTCGTCTCCAACGTCAACATCGTCAAGCGCCACACCAAGCCGAATCCGCAGGCCGGCGTGGCTGGCGGCGTGGTCGAGCGTGAATCCTCGATCCACATTTCGAACGTTGCTCTGTTCAACCCGGCTACCGGCAAGGGCGAGCGCATTGGTTTCAAGGTCCTGGAGGATGGACGCAAATTGCGTGTGTTCCGCTCCAGTGGTGAGGCGCTCGACGCCTAA
- the rplN gene encoding 50S ribosomal protein L14 — protein sequence MIQMQSYLDAADNSGAKELMCIKVLGGSKRRYAGIGDIIKVTVKDAIPRGKVKKGEVYDAVVVRTRKGVRRPDGSLIRFDGNAAVLLNNKQEPIGTRIFGPVTRELRSEKFMKIVSLAPEVL from the coding sequence ATGATCCAGATGCAGAGCTACCTTGACGCGGCCGACAACTCCGGCGCCAAGGAACTGATGTGCATCAAGGTGCTGGGCGGCTCGAAGCGCCGTTACGCAGGCATCGGCGACATCATCAAGGTGACCGTGAAGGACGCCATTCCGCGTGGCAAGGTCAAGAAGGGCGAAGTCTATGACGCCGTCGTCGTGCGTACCCGCAAGGGTGTGCGTCGTCCGGACGGTTCCTTGATTCGCTTCGACGGCAACGCTGCCGTGCTGTTGAACAACAAGCAGGAGCCGATCGGCACCCGCATTTTCGGACCCGTGACCCGCGAGTTGCGTTCCGAGAAGTTCATGAAGATCGTTTCGCTCGCGCCTGAAGTGCTCTGA